Genomic window (Streptomyces sp. RerS4):
TGGGTCACCGAGAACTGGCAGACGTTCGACAACGTCAACGCCATCCTCATCGCCGACCCCAAGCGCCAGGGCCCTCCCGGTGCCAACGGTGGATCCGTGCCGTTCGGCGGGCTCGTCGGTGCTCCGCTCGCGGGCGCCGACCGGTTCTTCGGCAACGTGCCCGTCAAGACGATCTGTCACTGGGACTACGTCTGCGACGAGTCCGCCGGCATCTGGACCTACCCGAACAACCACGTCCGGAACTACCCCGAAGACTTCAACATGGATCACCACAACGACACCGCCAACGAGCAGTGGTACAACGGCCGCTGGTACCCCTGGTAGCCAGTGCCTGGGGACAGGGACTCCTTCACCACCTGTCAACGGCCGGGAAATCGGCCGCTGACGGGTGGTGGTCCCCTTGCCGGATCACCTCGTACGTCCGCCGCAGCATCCGGCTCGGGGCAACCCCGAGGTCGTCGGCCAGCCGGCGGCGGGCGCGGGCGAACACGGTCAGGGCGTCGGTCCGTCGGCCGCTCCGGTGGAGCGCGCGCATCAGCATCGCGGCCACCGGCTCGTTCAGCGGGTACGCCGCGGACAGCGCGAACAGCTCGTCGATCGCTTCGAGGTGCCGGCCCAGCCGCAGTTGCCACTCCACCTTGCGCTGCATGACGGCGACCCTGCGCTCGGCGAGCCGCAGCCGCTCCAGTTCGGCGAGCGGGCCGGGTAGACCGGCCAGGGGCTCGCCGCGAAACAGCTCCAGCGCCTGGGAACTCAGGCGGACCACCTCGGTCGCCTCGCCGGCGCGATGGGCCCTTCCCACCTCGGTGAGCAGTTCCTCCATGCGTGCCACGTCCACGTGGACCGCGCCGGGGGCCAGCCGGTAGCCACAGCGGTCGTGTTCGATCACCGAGTCCGGGCTGTCCCCGAGGCGCAAGGTCTTGCGCAGGCGGTAGATGTACACCGGCACCACGTTGGTGAGCGGCGGCTCCATCCCCCACACGGCGTCGAGCAGTTCCTGCCGGCTGACGGTCCGGCCGCCGCCCAGCGCGAGCGCCGCCAGTACGGACTGTTGGCGCAGGTGCCCCAGGTTCAGGGGCCGCCCGTCCCGCCAGGCCCGCAGCGGTCCGAGTACGGAGATCCGTACCGTCGGTACGGCCGGTGTCCGGGCGGCGACAGGGGACGGCGACGGGCTCGCCGTCCGCGTCCGGGGGCCGCGGCCGGGGACGACCAGGCCGCAGTCGAAGGCGTGGACGATGGCGGCGGCCCGGTCGCGCAGGCCGAGTC
Coding sequences:
- a CDS encoding BTAD domain-containing putative transcriptional regulator, translating into MSTTATMLGHQEREVLHAVGCGLRDDEIAADLAIPEDAVAGHLARILARLGLRDRAAAIVHAFDCGLVVPGRGPRTRTASPSPSPVAARTPAVPTVRISVLGPLRAWRDGRPLNLGHLRQQSVLAALALGGGRTVSRQELLDAVWGMEPPLTNVVPVYIYRLRKTLRLGDSPDSVIEHDRCGYRLAPGAVHVDVARMEELLTEVGRAHRAGEATEVVRLSSQALELFRGEPLAGLPGPLAELERLRLAERRVAVMQRKVEWQLRLGRHLEAIDELFALSAAYPLNEPVAAMLMRALHRSGRRTDALTVFARARRRLADDLGVAPSRMLRRTYEVIRQGDHHPSAADFPAVDRW